The following coding sequences are from one Halorubrum sp. BOL3-1 window:
- a CDS encoding metal-dependent hydrolase: protein MNKRGHVLNALLLALGLGFVLEPGLNAATVEMIAQVTVPLVLGALFPDVDTAFGRHRKTLHSLPVLAVFLAYPIVFGNLQYVWIGVLTHYVLDVVGSRRGIALFHPLSDEEYSLPTGVTTSSKYADLVTVIITAVEIAALWAVHTYVVNLNLDLSAATRAVSEAAAGFGL, encoded by the coding sequence ATGAACAAACGCGGCCACGTCCTCAACGCCCTCTTGCTCGCACTCGGACTCGGATTCGTCCTCGAACCGGGGCTCAACGCGGCGACGGTAGAGATGATCGCGCAGGTCACTGTTCCCCTCGTGTTGGGGGCGCTGTTCCCCGACGTCGACACCGCCTTCGGACGCCACCGGAAGACGCTCCACAGCCTCCCGGTGCTCGCGGTGTTCTTAGCGTACCCGATCGTCTTCGGCAACCTCCAGTACGTGTGGATCGGCGTGTTGACGCACTACGTTCTCGACGTGGTCGGGAGCCGACGCGGGATCGCGCTGTTCCACCCGCTCTCCGACGAGGAGTACTCGCTGCCGACGGGCGTGACGACGAGCAGCAAGTACGCGGACCTGGTCACCGTGATCATCACCGCGGTCGAGATCGCCGCGCTCTGGGCGGTCCACACCTACGTCGTCAACCTCAACCTCGACCTCTCGGCGGCCACGCGGGCGGTCTCGGAGGCCGCGGCCGGGTTCGGATTATAA
- a CDS encoding RPA12/RPB9/RPC11 RNA polymerase family protein, producing the protein MNFCDECGSMMHTEGDAWVCRSCENEEPRDSQAEAAMATRDGQRDDGAPAVADATRGSTETTQEPCPADDCDSDRARYEMLPKPGGSYEVRLFTCVECGHKWRDS; encoded by the coding sequence ATGAACTTCTGTGACGAGTGTGGTTCGATGATGCACACGGAGGGCGACGCGTGGGTGTGTCGCTCCTGTGAGAACGAGGAGCCGCGGGACTCGCAGGCGGAAGCGGCGATGGCGACTCGGGACGGACAGCGGGACGACGGGGCGCCCGCCGTGGCCGACGCGACCCGGGGTTCCACCGAGACGACGCAGGAGCCCTGTCCGGCGGACGACTGCGACAGCGACCGGGCCCGCTACGAGATGCTGCCGAAGCCGGGAGGCTCCTACGAGGTTCGGCTGTTCACCTGCGTCGAGTGCGGCCACAAGTGGCGCGATTCCTGA
- a CDS encoding cupin domain-containing protein: protein MNQINVADAADQLAEDGEMETELMREVSFSLQVMRFEPGDEDQMHAHAEEEIYIINTGEATLVTEDESVEVAPGDVVHLGSGTDHQFTDFNDEFAVTVVYAPAEGSQAV, encoded by the coding sequence GTGAATCAAATTAACGTTGCTGACGCAGCGGATCAGTTGGCTGAGGACGGAGAGATGGAAACTGAACTAATGCGTGAGGTATCGTTCAGTCTCCAAGTGATGCGGTTTGAACCGGGTGACGAGGATCAGATGCACGCTCACGCTGAAGAAGAAATTTATATCATTAATACAGGCGAAGCGACGCTCGTAACCGAGGACGAGTCGGTTGAGGTTGCACCGGGTGACGTTGTCCACCTCGGGTCCGGGACGGACCACCAGTTTACCGACTTCAACGACGAGTTCGCCGTTACGGTGGTGTACGCGCCTGCTGAGGGGTCTCAGGCAGTATAA